One genomic window of Thermorudis peleae includes the following:
- the malQ gene encoding 4-alpha-glucanotransferase: protein MNTPQAALRQLAQAAGLQTGYVDVLGRRHRASPDVILAALNALGITMATMEEAPAALRMFQHHRLTRRVEPTIVLRPHRRNALSIFLPLSREPERFTVFLQQEDGTTHEWSVRSTELPRRGQEQNGTDTYSIARLGLPALPMGYHTLSLHFPDGIETTTHILCAPVRCWLPSEETRWWGLFLPLYALTTEQSWGAGNFSDLGTLVTWVAEQQGQVVGTLPLLDTYLDQPFDPSPYAPVSRLFWNPFYLDLTQAPEVDQCPEAQTLLASSTFQDALAAARASAFVDYRRGMQLRTQILQLLADSLAQHRGPRFEALQSWLHEHPEVEKYARFRAFVEQTRQGWQGWPTPQRDGQLGADDADPAIVRRFCYAQWLTEQQFLQVARSARAQHVGLYLDLPIGVHTQGYDTWRWRTNFALDMSAGAPPDAFYPEGQVWNFPPLHPLHTRENGHAYFRAIVRRHLAVGPLLRLDHVMGLHRLYWVPQGASGRDGIYVRYPAEELFAVLAIESQRAQAVLIGEDLGTVPWLVRDSMRRHHLLGMYILPFEQRGAGFATPSPLSLAALNTHDLPPFAALWQSWTPRQRHATLRWLQHRGWLLPDDSANDGACRRALEGVLTFLATSPARILLVNAEDLWLETEPQNRPGTGAEQPNWRHKARLPLEAWSADPDLIHVLNRISQLRTKAAQGKEAR from the coding sequence ATGAATACCCCACAGGCTGCGTTACGGCAGCTCGCTCAGGCAGCTGGACTGCAGACTGGCTATGTCGATGTCTTGGGCCGCCGACATCGCGCGTCACCTGACGTGATCCTTGCAGCCCTAAACGCGCTTGGCATTACCATGGCAACCATGGAAGAGGCTCCAGCTGCACTGCGAATGTTCCAGCACCACCGCCTGACACGACGCGTTGAACCGACCATTGTTCTACGACCACATCGTCGAAATGCCCTCTCGATCTTTTTGCCATTATCAAGAGAGCCCGAACGCTTTACCGTCTTCCTCCAACAGGAAGACGGTACAACCCATGAATGGTCCGTTCGCTCTACTGAACTGCCACGCCGGGGGCAAGAGCAGAATGGCACTGATACCTATTCCATCGCTCGACTTGGACTCCCTGCCCTGCCAATGGGATACCACACACTGTCGTTACACTTCCCCGACGGAATTGAGACAACAACCCATATCCTTTGTGCTCCAGTCCGTTGTTGGCTCCCTTCCGAGGAAACACGATGGTGGGGGCTCTTCTTACCGCTCTATGCCCTGACAACTGAACAGAGTTGGGGTGCAGGAAACTTTTCCGACCTTGGCACACTCGTTACCTGGGTTGCGGAACAGCAAGGGCAGGTTGTTGGCACACTTCCCCTGCTGGATACGTACCTCGACCAGCCGTTCGATCCCAGTCCCTACGCGCCAGTAAGCCGACTCTTTTGGAATCCGTTCTACCTTGATCTCACGCAGGCACCGGAGGTGGATCAGTGTCCAGAAGCCCAAACACTCCTTGCCTCATCCACGTTTCAGGACGCACTCGCAGCAGCACGAGCATCCGCATTCGTTGACTACCGCCGAGGTATGCAGCTCCGAACACAAATTTTGCAACTCCTGGCGGACTCACTTGCACAACACCGCGGTCCACGATTCGAGGCCTTGCAATCGTGGCTTCACGAACACCCTGAGGTCGAAAAATACGCACGCTTTCGGGCATTCGTTGAGCAAACAAGGCAAGGCTGGCAGGGATGGCCAACGCCGCAACGCGACGGGCAACTCGGCGCTGATGATGCAGATCCGGCGATAGTTCGGCGCTTCTGTTACGCGCAGTGGCTCACCGAGCAGCAATTTCTTCAGGTTGCACGTTCCGCCCGCGCACAGCATGTTGGGCTTTATCTTGATCTCCCAATCGGAGTGCACACGCAAGGCTACGACACGTGGCGCTGGCGCACGAATTTTGCGCTGGATATGAGCGCTGGTGCGCCGCCGGACGCATTCTATCCTGAAGGTCAGGTCTGGAACTTCCCGCCGCTTCATCCGCTGCACACTCGAGAGAACGGCCATGCATATTTTCGTGCCATCGTGCGTCGGCACCTTGCAGTCGGGCCACTCTTGCGCCTTGACCATGTCATGGGACTGCATCGGCTCTACTGGGTGCCACAAGGAGCAAGCGGACGAGACGGCATCTATGTTCGTTATCCAGCGGAGGAACTCTTTGCTGTACTCGCCATTGAGTCACAACGCGCCCAAGCAGTACTCATTGGCGAAGACCTTGGCACGGTGCCGTGGCTTGTGCGCGATTCGATGCGCCGTCACCATCTCCTCGGCATGTACATCTTGCCGTTTGAACAGCGAGGTGCAGGCTTCGCAACGCCTTCGCCGCTGTCGCTCGCAGCGCTCAACACGCACGATCTTCCACCATTTGCGGCACTCTGGCAATCGTGGACACCCCGCCAGCGCCACGCAACGCTTCGCTGGCTCCAGCACCGAGGGTGGCTTCTACCAGATGACAGTGCGAATGATGGAGCATGTCGCCGCGCACTTGAAGGTGTACTCACTTTTCTGGCGACAAGTCCAGCGCGCATTCTCCTAGTCAATGCTGAGGATCTCTGGCTCGAAACGGAGCCCCAGAATCGACCAGGCACAGGCGCAGAGCAGCCAAATTGGCGACATAAGGCGCGCTTGCCACTCGAAGCATGGTCTGCCGATCCTGATCTGATTCACGTGCTGAACCGCATTAGCCAGCTTCGGACAAAGGCAGCACAAGGGAAGGAAGCACGATGA
- the glgB gene encoding 1,4-alpha-glucan branching protein GlgB — protein MTETPTIRHDQSLLTDDDLYLFNEGSWLRAYEKLGAHPVQLGDETGVYFAVWAPNAREVSVIGDFNGWKPGVHPLAPRGNSGIWEGFLPGVGVGARYKYHIVSHYNNYRVDKADPYGVFHETPPRTASIVWDLSYEWHDQQWMAQRRQRNALDAPMLIYEVHLGSWMRVPEEGNRWLTYRELAPKLAEHVQRLGFTHVEFLPIMEHPFYGSWGYQITGYFAPTSRYGTPQDFMYLIDYLHQQGIGVILDWVPSHFPTDEHGLIYFDGTHLYEHADPRRGFHPDWHSAIFNYGRHEVRTFLLSSAIFWLDRYHADGLRVDAVASMLYLDYSRKPGEWIPNEYGGRENLEAIAFLRRLNEEIYRLYPDVQTIAEESTAWPMVSRPTYLGGLGFGMKWDMGWMHDTLHYLHYDPIYRKYHHTLLTFRMLYAFTENFVLPLSHDEVVHGKGSLLSKMPGDDWQKFANLRLLYGYQYTQPGKKLLFMGAEIGQWAEWNHDTSLDWHLLQYAPHQGIHRWLEDLNRLVRTEPALYEQDFSPTGFEWIDPNDADNSVLSYLRRGRAEGSELLIVCNFTPVPRQNYRVGVPRLGFWREVLNSDASIYGGSGWGNFGGVEATPVPWHGRPYSVNLTLPPLAMVIFKCEQ, from the coding sequence ATGACGGAAACGCCAACGATTCGCCATGACCAGAGTTTACTGACAGATGACGATCTCTACCTCTTCAACGAAGGCTCGTGGCTACGTGCATACGAAAAGCTTGGAGCTCATCCCGTACAGCTTGGTGATGAGACTGGCGTTTACTTTGCAGTCTGGGCACCGAACGCGCGTGAAGTTTCGGTCATTGGCGACTTTAACGGCTGGAAGCCAGGAGTCCATCCTCTTGCACCACGTGGGAACTCCGGCATCTGGGAAGGGTTTCTCCCTGGCGTCGGCGTCGGAGCCCGGTATAAGTACCACATTGTGTCACACTACAATAACTATCGCGTTGACAAAGCCGATCCCTATGGCGTCTTCCATGAAACGCCTCCACGAACCGCTTCAATCGTCTGGGATCTCTCGTATGAATGGCATGACCAGCAATGGATGGCGCAGCGACGCCAACGCAATGCTCTTGATGCACCAATGTTGATCTACGAGGTACATCTCGGCTCCTGGATGCGCGTGCCTGAAGAAGGCAATCGCTGGTTGACATACCGAGAGCTGGCACCGAAGCTTGCCGAGCATGTGCAGCGCCTTGGTTTTACCCACGTCGAGTTTTTGCCGATTATGGAGCACCCCTTCTACGGCTCATGGGGATACCAGATTACCGGCTACTTCGCACCAACAAGTCGATATGGCACCCCCCAAGACTTCATGTATCTTATTGACTACCTGCACCAGCAGGGCATCGGCGTTATTCTTGACTGGGTCCCATCACATTTTCCGACCGATGAGCACGGCTTAATTTACTTTGATGGGACACATCTCTACGAGCACGCCGATCCTCGACGCGGCTTTCATCCTGATTGGCATAGCGCGATCTTTAACTACGGTCGGCATGAGGTACGCACGTTCCTGCTCAGCAGTGCTATCTTCTGGCTCGATCGCTACCACGCCGATGGGCTTCGGGTTGATGCTGTCGCGTCAATGCTCTACCTCGATTACTCCCGTAAACCAGGGGAATGGATCCCCAACGAATACGGCGGTCGGGAAAATCTTGAGGCCATTGCCTTCCTGCGTCGTCTCAACGAAGAGATCTATCGGCTCTATCCAGATGTGCAGACCATCGCCGAAGAATCGACAGCCTGGCCGATGGTGTCACGTCCCACGTATCTCGGCGGCCTTGGTTTCGGGATGAAGTGGGACATGGGCTGGATGCACGATACGCTTCACTACCTTCACTATGATCCCATCTACCGGAAGTATCACCACACGTTGCTTACGTTTCGTATGCTCTACGCGTTCACCGAAAACTTCGTTCTCCCGCTTTCACATGATGAAGTTGTGCATGGGAAAGGTTCCTTGCTCAGCAAGATGCCTGGAGATGACTGGCAGAAATTCGCCAACCTTCGCCTACTCTATGGTTACCAGTACACACAACCGGGGAAAAAGCTCTTATTCATGGGCGCAGAGATCGGGCAATGGGCCGAATGGAATCATGACACAAGCCTCGACTGGCACCTGCTGCAGTATGCGCCGCACCAGGGTATTCATCGCTGGCTCGAAGATCTCAACCGACTTGTCCGTACCGAACCAGCGCTCTACGAGCAGGATTTCTCACCTACCGGCTTCGAGTGGATCGACCCCAACGATGCCGATAACAGTGTGCTGAGCTACTTGCGTCGTGGGCGGGCAGAGGGAAGCGAACTGCTCATCGTGTGCAACTTTACCCCGGTCCCGCGGCAGAACTACCGCGTCGGCGTACCACGGCTTGGCTTCTGGCGCGAGGTGCTCAACAGCGACGCGTCGATCTATGGTGGCAGTGGTTGGGGCAACTTTGGCGGCGTTGAGGCAACGCCGGTGCCATGGCATGGCCGACCCTATTCTGTTAACCTCACTCTCCCACCACTGGCAATGGTCATCTTCAAGTGCGAGCAGTAG
- the treZ gene encoding malto-oligosyltrehalose trehalohydrolase, translated as MSAQPLELGAIVLAPGHVQFTVWAPNATDVALHLLTPQERLIPMQQERDGYWTVAVDNVPAGSRYWYRLDREQDLPDPASRWQPDGVHGPSAVADPTRFAWHDDHWRGIRLSELICYELHVGTFTPEGTFTAIIPILPTLVDLGITAIELMPVAEFPGERNWGYDGVLPFAVHHAYGGPDGLRYLVDACHQHGLGVILDVVYNHVGPEGNVLNQYGPYFTERYRTPWGPALNTDGPDSEPVRRFLIENALHWVREYHIDGFRLDAVHAIVDQLPTHILEELAQTLHAEGLRLNRHILVIAESDANDPRIITPRPLGGYGLDAVWSDDFHHALHTLLTGEQHGYYADYGSLEHLARVFRRGFCYTGQRSVFRRRRHGRAALVAQPEQFVVCIQNHDQVGNRARGDRLSTLVDFERLKLAAATVLLSPFTPLLFMGEEYAETAPFPYFVSHTDPELITAVREGRKREFAAFHAEQEPPDPQAVETFLQAKLRHQLRDEGQHRTLWRFYQHLLTVRRQAAPYQTTPRPWPIVEMDRAAHTLVVRWEDVTPAACLALCFADQPQTVHLNLPDGLWHIRVDSAAETWGGNRSADPSPLRVTGGAGASVLLPPWSATFWEREDVP; from the coding sequence GTGTCAGCGCAGCCACTCGAGCTTGGGGCAATTGTGTTGGCTCCTGGGCATGTGCAGTTCACTGTCTGGGCCCCGAATGCAACAGACGTCGCCCTTCACCTCCTCACACCCCAGGAACGCCTCATCCCGATGCAACAAGAGCGTGACGGGTACTGGACCGTTGCTGTCGACAACGTGCCAGCCGGATCACGGTACTGGTATCGCCTCGATCGTGAGCAAGATTTGCCTGATCCAGCTAGCCGATGGCAACCGGACGGCGTACATGGGCCTTCGGCGGTTGCTGATCCAACACGTTTTGCCTGGCATGACGACCACTGGCGAGGGATCCGTCTGTCCGAACTCATCTGCTACGAGCTGCATGTTGGCACTTTCACCCCCGAAGGCACCTTTACCGCGATCATTCCAATCCTACCGACTCTTGTCGACCTGGGGATTACTGCGATTGAGTTGATGCCAGTGGCAGAATTCCCAGGAGAACGCAACTGGGGCTACGACGGGGTCTTGCCGTTTGCCGTTCATCACGCATACGGCGGGCCTGACGGTCTTCGCTATCTTGTCGATGCCTGTCATCAGCATGGGCTCGGCGTCATCCTTGACGTCGTGTACAACCATGTTGGGCCCGAAGGCAATGTACTCAACCAGTATGGCCCCTATTTCACTGAACGGTACCGCACTCCCTGGGGCCCTGCGCTCAACACGGATGGGCCCGATAGTGAACCAGTCCGCCGTTTTCTTATCGAAAACGCCTTACACTGGGTTCGGGAATATCACATTGATGGATTTCGACTCGACGCGGTCCACGCGATCGTTGACCAACTGCCAACGCACATTCTCGAGGAACTTGCTCAAACACTTCACGCAGAAGGCTTGCGACTCAATCGCCACATTCTCGTTATCGCTGAGAGTGACGCCAACGACCCGCGGATCATCACGCCAAGGCCACTCGGAGGCTATGGGCTTGATGCGGTCTGGAGCGATGATTTTCATCACGCACTCCACACGCTTCTTACTGGCGAACAGCACGGGTACTATGCTGATTACGGATCGCTTGAGCACCTGGCGAGAGTTTTTCGGCGCGGCTTCTGCTACACAGGACAACGTTCAGTCTTTCGTCGGCGACGGCATGGGCGAGCAGCTCTCGTTGCCCAGCCTGAGCAGTTCGTTGTCTGCATCCAAAATCATGACCAGGTTGGGAACCGCGCCCGCGGAGACCGCCTCAGCACCCTTGTCGACTTCGAGCGCCTCAAGTTGGCAGCTGCAACCGTGTTGTTGTCGCCGTTTACGCCATTGCTCTTTATGGGAGAAGAATATGCAGAGACAGCACCATTCCCCTATTTCGTCAGCCACACTGATCCAGAATTAATCACCGCAGTCCGTGAAGGGCGGAAACGGGAGTTCGCAGCCTTTCACGCCGAGCAAGAGCCGCCTGATCCTCAAGCAGTTGAAACGTTTCTTCAGGCCAAACTCCGCCACCAGCTTCGTGATGAAGGGCAGCATCGTACCCTTTGGCGCTTTTACCAGCACCTTCTTACGGTACGTCGTCAAGCCGCACCTTATCAGACGACACCGCGCCCTTGGCCGATCGTTGAGATGGATCGCGCGGCTCATACCCTTGTTGTTCGCTGGGAAGATGTTACCCCTGCTGCTTGTTTGGCCCTCTGCTTTGCTGATCAACCGCAGACTGTTCACCTCAATTTACCTGACGGTCTATGGCACATTCGAGTAGACTCAGCAGCAGAGACGTGGGGAGGCAACCGATCTGCCGATCCATCTCCCCTCCGCGTCACTGGAGGCGCGGGAGCGTCTGTACTGCTCCCGCCATGGTCAGCAACGTTTTGGGAACGAGAGGACGTGCCCTAA